The following are encoded in a window of Platichthys flesus chromosome 19, fPlaFle2.1, whole genome shotgun sequence genomic DNA:
- the ehmt1b gene encoding histone-lysine N-methyltransferase EHMT1, with protein sequence MASVGTEPAGLAKSSVDKGASAKKEGLDPASNGEEKSGGDKEVAARLASSPAAEATLNGIECDGTRNKSPTHGSATGSSKTLLLIDENGMMDLEPPHASVTGSNGFILTKQQQDSSSAAMPGLGASPHRTSWLPLGTSAGGHAVKPAPASGSALTSGALRTDPSTVTTSGQGISDTKNGTAPSPAPVTIHRARKTMSRPAVSPAQKLLNRELREAKSATVETMETNVAPDVQKPSQQPSQNHLPQSPSETPASAQTTSSSSPAPPTTPAAPAPAKLLLGSFSGGLSSRKKKRRMGTYSLVPKKKTKVLKQRSVLEMFKDLQQSAKIPQTTEAVNINGEKVENASEEEESEEVESEEEEGPQMSEGPVSAVQETSEPISQVGDEQESDESGEEEGEEEGTESDMSTESGLKKKLKKKTKGDSAWLRPSRKRKRRLKAKELELVVHPQASAPALEAEGKENTRIVPPDSLNVRKPQQLVAPAQNKVSAVEESQELPLCSCRMETPKSREILILADRKCMATESVDGQLSRCQSAVLKHEMMRPSNSVQLLVLCEDHRNGMVKHQCCPGCGFFCRAGTFMECQPDVSISHRFHRACASVLKGQSFCPHCGEEASKAKEVTIAKADTTSTVPTALAHGPATPGAPEGRADTTTGSSTRLAVGSEAGGRADSSFSVRSAHPPDTSAAPGSSRTATLQASLVTTALPTVPLGPPRETLESILVALDTEKPKKLRFHPKQLYLSAKQGELKRVLLMLVDGIDPNFKMDTHNKRTPLHAAAEGGHKDICHMLVQAGANLDMCDEDQRTPLMEACENNHMETVLYLLRAGASAMHKDVEGFTCLHLAAKSGHYNIVEHLLSTGLININCQDDGGWTAMIWATEYKHADQVKLLLTKGADISVRDKEENICLHWAAFSGSVEITELLLNAHCDLQAVNIHGDSPLHIAARENRLECVTVLLSRGADVFLKNREGETPPDCCSHNSKAWAALQANRKERDAKSSRLGRAEEKVLHSDIALGQEGVPIPCVNSVDSETYPDNYKYISENCVTSPMNIDRNITHLQYCVCKEDCSASICMCGQLSLRCWYDKSGCLLPEFCREEPPLIFECNHACSCWRTCKNRVVQNGLRSRLQLFRTSKKGWGVRAQQDIPQGTFVCEYVGEIISEAEAEMRQNDAYLFSLDDKPQDMYCIDARFYGNISRFLNHMCEPNLFACRVFTTHQDLRFPHIAFFASENIKAGEELGFNYGDHFWEVKSKLFNCECSSSKCKYSSAAMLSLQADSTPEEQQQPSASPDTSSSNRPPSPS encoded by the exons ATGGCTTCGGTCGGGAcggag ccGGCTGGTCTAGCCAAGAGCAGCGTGGACAAAGGTGCGTCTGCAAAGAAAGAGGGACTCGATCCAGCAAGTAACGGAGAGGAGAAGTCAG GCGGAGACAAAGAGGTAGCAGCCAGACTGGCCTCCTCCCCTGCAGCCGAGGCAACGCTCAACGGCATCGAATGTGACGGCACGAGGAACAAGAGCCCGACACACGGCTCCGCGACAGGCAGCAGCAAGACTTTACTGTTGATCGATGAAAATGGGATGATGGACCTGGAGCCACCGCACGCTTCTGTTACTGGAAGCAATGGATTCATTCTCActaagcagcagcaggacagcagctctgcagcgaTGCCAGGTTTGGGAGCTTCCCCTCACAGGACTAGCTGGTTGCCCTTGGGCACATCAGCAGGGGGACACGCGGTCAAACCTGCCCCGGCATCAGGGAGTGCACTGACTTCGGGTGCATTACGGACTGACCCCAGTACAGTTACTACGTCGGGACAGGGTATATCGGACACTAAAAATGGCACAGCGCCGTCTCCTGCTCCCGTCACAATACACAGAGCACGCAAGACCATGTCCCGGCCTGCTGTCAGCCCGGCACAAAAG CTTCTGAACAGGGAATTAAGAGAAGCCAAAAGTGCCACGGTCGAGACTATGGAGACTAACGTTGCACCTGATGTGCAGAAACCCTCGCAGCAACCCTCTCAGAACCATCTACCTCAGAGTCCATCAGAAACGCCAGCTTCTGCACAAACCACGTCATCCTCCTCACCAGCACCTCCAACTACTCCAGCTGCTCCGGCCCCCGCCAAGCTCCTACTAG GCTCGTTCTCAGGAGGACTGTCATCccgaaagaagaagaggaggatgggaaCGTACAGCCTGGTTCCCAAGAAGAAAACCAAAGTGCTTAAGCAGAGATCTGTGCTAGAGATGTTTAAGGACCTACAACAATCGGCGAAGATCCCACAG ACGACAGAGGCAGTTAACATAAATGGGGAGAAGGTAGAAAACGCatctgaggaggaagagtcggaggaggtggagtctgaggaagaggagggaccaCAGATGTCAGAAGGACCCGTCAGTGCTGTTCAGGAAACCTCTGAGCCCATCTCCCAG GTTGGAGATGAGCAGGAGTCTGACGAgtctggagaagaagagggagaggaggagggcacAGAGTCCGACATG AGCACCGAGTCGGGTCTGAAGAAgaagttgaaaaagaaaacgaaAGGAGACAGCGCGTGGCTCCGGCCGTCCAGGAAACGGAAAAGGAGGTTAAAGGCCAAAG agctggagctggtggTTCATCCTCAGGCTTCAGCTCCGGCCCTGGAAGCTGAAGGAAAGGAAAACACCCGGATCGTCCCTCCAGATTCACTCAACGTCAGAAAACCCCAACAGCTGGTGGCTCCGGCACAGAATAAAG TGTCGGCGGTCGAGGAGTCTCAGGAGCTTCCGCTCTGCAGCTGCCGCATGGAGACGCCCAAGAGTCGAGAGATCCTCATCCTGGCCGACAGGAAGTGCATGGCCACAGAGAGCGTGGACGGACAGCTGAGCCGGTGCCAAAGTGCCGTCCTGAAACACGAGATGATGCGTCCGTCCAACTCTGTCCAGCTGCTGGTTCTGTGTGAAGACCACCGCAACGGCATGGTGAAGCACCAGTGCTGCCCGGGCTGCGGCTTCTTCTGCAGAGCT GGGACATTCATGGAGTGCCAACCAGACGTCAGCATCTCTCACCGGTTCCATCGCGCTTGTGCCTCGGTGCTGAAAGGTCAGAGCTTCTGCCCTCACTGTGGAGAGGAGGCCAGCAAGGCCAAGGAGGTCACCATCGCCAAGGCGGACACCACCTCCACCGTGCCCACCGCGCTCGCACACGGACCGGCCACACCCGGGGCCCCCGAGGGCCGAGCCGACACCACCACTGGCAG CTCTACTCGTTTAGCGGTCGGGTCGGAGGCCGGCGGCCGGGCCGACAGCTCCTTCTCTGTTCGCTCTGCACACCCCCCCGACACCTCCGCGGCCCCTGGGTCGTCCAGGACTGCGACACTTCAGGCCAGTTTGGTAACAACCGCTTTGCCGACAGTTCCTCTAGGACCACCGCGAGAAACTCTGGAGAGCATCCTGGTCGCTCTCGACACTGAGAA GCCCAAGAAGTTGCGTTTTCACCCAAAGCAACTTTACCTCTCAGCCAAACAGGGAGAACTCAAGAGGGTGCTGCTCATGTTGG TGGACGGCATTGACCCCAACTTCAAGATGGACACTCACAACAAACGCACTCCGCTTCATGCTGCAGCTGAGGGAGGACACAAAGACATCTGCCACATGCTCGTACAG GCCGGTGCAAACCTGGACATGTGTGACGAGGACCAGCGGACCCCACTGATGGAGGCCTGTGAGAACAACCACATGGAGACGGTGCTGTACCTGCTGAGAGCTGGAGCCAGCGCCATGCACAAG gATGTTGAGGGCTTCACGTGTCTCCACCTAGCGGCAAAGTCCGGTCATTACAACATTGTGGAGCACCTTCTCTCCACAGGACTGATCAACATAAACTGTCAG GATGACGGAGGTTGGACGGCCATGATCTGGGCGACTGAGTACAAACACGCTGACCAGGTGAAGCTGCTTCTGACCAAAGGAGCGGACATCAGCGTCAGGGACAAG GAGGAAAACATCTGCCTTCACTGGGCAGCGTTCTCCGGCAGTGTGGagatcacagagctgctgctgaacgCCCACTGCGACCTGCAGGCTGTCAACATCCACGGAGACTCTCCGCTGCACATCGCTGCTCGGGAGAATCGCCTGGAATGTGTCAC GGTTCTCCTGTCTCGAGGAGCAGATGTTTTTCTGAAGAACCGCGAAGGAGAAACTCCTCCGGACTGCTGCAGCCACAACTCAAAGGCCTGGGCGGCTCTGCAGGCcaacaggaaggagagggaCGCCAAGAGCAGCAGACTCGGTCGAGCAGAGGAGAAAGTCCTTCACAG TGACATCGCTCTGGGGCAGGAGGGAGTTCCCATTCCTTGTGTCAACTCTGTGGACAGTGAAACGTACCCAGACAACTACAAATACATCTCTGAGAACTGTGTCACCTCCCCCATGAACATCGACAGGAACATAACGCACCTCCAG TACTGCGTTTGTAAGGAAGATTGTTCGGCGAGTATCTGCATGTGTGGACAGCTCAGCCTGCGCTGCTGGTACGACAAG AGTGGTTGTCTTCTCCCTGAATTCTGTCGTGAGGAGCCTCCGCTCATCTTCGAGTGCAACCATGCATGTTCCTGCTGGAGAACCTGCAAGAACCGGGTCGTGCAAAATGGACTCAG GAGCAGACTTCAGCTCTTCAGGACCAGTAAGAAGGGCTGGGGCGTCCGGGCCCAGCAGGACATACCACAGGGGACCTTCGTATGCGA GTACGTCGGGGAGATCATCTCCGAAGCCGAAGCAGAGATGAGGCAGAACGACGCCTACTTGTTCAGTCTGGACGATAAG CCACAGGACATGTACTGCATCGATGCTCGGTTCTATGGAAACATCAGCCGCTTCCTGAACCACATGTGCGAGCCCAACCTGTTCGCCTGTCGCGTGTTCACGACGCACCAGGACCTTCGGTTCCCACACATCGCCTTCTTCGCCAGTGAGAACATCAAAGCTGGAGAGGAGCTGGG attTAACTACGGTGACCACTTCTGGGAAGTCAAGAGCAAACTGTTCAACTGCGAATGCAGCTCCTCCAAGTGCAAGTACTCGTCGGCGGCCATGTTGTCGCTGCAGGCCGACAGCACgccggaggagcagcagcagccgagcgcCTCGCCCGACACCAGCTCCTCCAACCGCCCCCCCAGCCCCTCGTAG
- the ssna1 gene encoding Sjoegren syndrome nuclear autoantigen 1, with amino-acid sequence MAQQAAALQTYNNELVKCIEDLYHSRDEDDRQTKDEEAEKDRVQHDVRVLTEKLSRLNESLAQRYANRATLDRTIAESEAAYSKILESSQALLSILKQEAGNHSKASESRRKEQ; translated from the exons ATGGcccaacaagctgctgctcttcagACCTACAACAACGAGCTGGTCAAAT GTATCGAGGACCTGTACCACAGTCGTGACGAGGACGACCGTCAGACCAAAGACGAGGAGGCGGAGAAGGATCGAGTGCAGCACGACGTCCGCGTCCTCACAGAGAAGCTGAGCCGACTCAACGAGAGCCTGGCGCAAAGATACGCCAACCGCGCCACCTTGGACCGCACCATCGCCGAGTCCGAGGCCGCGTACTCCAAG ATCCTGGAGAGTTCCCAGGCTCTGCTCAGCATCttgaagcaggaggcaggaaacCACAGTAAAGCCTCGGAGTCTCGGAGGAAGGAGCAGTGA
- the LOC133975120 gene encoding casein kinase II subunit alpha-like, translated as MSGPVPSRSRVYPDVNTQRPREYWDYESHVVEWGNQDDYQLVRKLGRGNYSEVFEAINITNNETVVVKILKPVKKKKIKREIKILENLRGGPNIISLLDIVKDPVTRTPALVFEHVNNTDFKKLYQTLSDFEIRYYMYEILKALDYCHSMGIMHRDVKPHNVMIDHEHRKLRLIDWGLAEFYHPNQEYNLRVASGFFKGPELLVDYQMYDYSLDMWSLGCMLASMIFRKEPFFHGHDNYDQLLRIAKVLGTEALYDYIDKYNIELDPWFIDFLGRHSRKSWEMFVHSENQHLVSTEALDVLDKLLRYDHQARLTAREAMDHPYFYPIVKDQGTGATPGGMAASSTPVTSSSMEWYSSLE; from the exons ATGTCTGGCCCTGTTCCAAGCCGCTCTCGAGTTTACcctgatgtaaacacacagagacctCGGGAATACTGGGACTATGAGTCCCATGTTGTTGAATGGGG GAACCAAGACGACTATCAGCTTGTCAGAAAACTAGGGAGAGGCAACTATAGTGAAGTGTTTGAAGCCATAAACATCACAAACAATGAAACAGTGGTCGTCAAAATACTGAAG CCGgtcaagaaaaagaaaatcaagagGGAAATAAAGATCCTGGAGAATCTGAGGGGTGGCCCAAATATCATCTCACTGTTAGATATCGTCAAAGATCCCGTG ACACGAACGCCTGCTCTTGTCTTTGAACATGTGAACAACACAGACTTCAAG aaaTTGTACCAAACCCTATCTGACTTCGAAATACGGTATTACATGTATGAAATCCTAAAG GCCCTGGATTACTGCCACAGTATGGGGATAATGCATAGAGATGTCAAGCCACATAATGTAATGATCGATCACGAACACAGAAAG CTCCGTCTAATCGATTGGGGTCTGGCAGAATTCTACCACCCAAACCAAGAATACAACCTGAGAGTGGCCTCCGGGTTTTTCAAAGGACCTGAACTGCTGGTGGATTACCAG aTGTATGACTACAGTTTAGACATGTGGAGTTTGGGTTGCATGCTCGCCAGCATGATCTTCAGGAAGGAGCCTTTCTTTCACGGTCATGACAACTACGATCAG CTGTTGCGGATAGCAAAGGTTCTGGGCACAGAGGCCCTGTACGACTACATCGACAAGTACAACATTGAACTGGATCCATGGTTCATTGACTTTCTGGGACG ACACTCCCGTAAAAGCTGGGAGATGTTTGTGCACAGTGAGAACCAGCACCTGGTCAGCACAGAGGCTTTAGACGTCCTGGACAAACTGCTGCGCTACGACCACCAAGCCCGGCTCACGGCCAGAGAGGCCATGGATCATCCCTACTTCT ATCCTATCGTTAAAGATCAGGGAACAGGGGCCACTCCAGGAGGGATGGCTGCAAGCTCCACACCAGTCACCTCTTCAAGCATGGAGTGGTATTCCTCTCTGGAATGA